One region of Bartonella alsatica genomic DNA includes:
- the ftsH gene encoding ATP-dependent zinc metalloprotease FtsH, whose product MNSNYRSLLIWGVIALILIVSFSLFNGDSQRSGGGEISYSEFLQKVENNELRSVTIQGQKLTGQTIEHRIISTYAPRDPGLIQKLENKNVNVKAIPESSGNSIFLNLLFSLLPVIIIVGAWVFFMRQMQNGSRGAMGFGKSKAKLLNEAQGRVTFQDVAGVEEAKQDLQEIVEFLREPQKFQRLGGRIPRGVLLVGPPGTGKTLLARSVAGEANVPFFTISGSDFVEMFVGVGASRVRDMFEQAKKNAPCIIFIDEIDAVGRHRGAGLGGGNDEREQTLNQLLVEMDGFEPNESIILIAATNRPDVLDPALLRPGRFDRQVVVPNPDVSGREQILKVHVRNVPLAPNVDLKILARGTPGFSGADLMNLVNEAALMAASRNKRVVTMQEFEDAKDKVMMGAERRSTAMTQEEKELTAYHEAGHAIVALNVPVADPVHKATIVPRGRALGMVMQLPEGDRYSMSYRWMISRLSIMMGGRVAEELKFGKENITSGASSDIEQATKLARAMITRWGFSDLLGNVAYGDNQDEVFLGHSVTRTQNVSEETARMIDAEVRKLIDDAYKNATKILKTKKKEWFALAQGLLEYETLTGAEINEVIAGKPPSRTQKDDSVSPRASSVPKAGVIKAESSTTTVKKTNTDKIGPNKKEADKTDFSKVKADVGKGVKKSIDAKPNDAEFEKVHSRGVKKKTQSAKNTTKAINRPEHKANAEKKSNFTESGKEKQKASDDA is encoded by the coding sequence ATGAATTCCAATTACCGCTCTCTCCTTATTTGGGGAGTTATTGCTTTGATTTTGATTGTGTCGTTTTCTCTCTTTAATGGAGATAGCCAACGTTCCGGAGGCGGAGAGATCTCTTATTCTGAATTTTTGCAAAAAGTTGAGAATAATGAACTGAGATCTGTGACTATTCAAGGTCAAAAGTTAACAGGACAAACCATTGAGCATAGAATTATTTCAACCTATGCTCCACGAGATCCAGGCTTGATACAAAAATTGGAAAATAAAAATGTTAATGTCAAAGCTATTCCTGAAAGCTCTGGCAATAGTATCTTCCTCAATCTCCTCTTTTCTTTGCTACCTGTTATTATTATCGTTGGAGCATGGGTCTTCTTTATGCGGCAAATGCAAAATGGATCACGTGGGGCGATGGGATTTGGCAAATCAAAAGCAAAATTGCTCAATGAAGCACAGGGGCGTGTTACCTTTCAGGACGTTGCTGGCGTTGAAGAAGCAAAGCAAGATCTACAAGAAATTGTTGAATTTTTACGTGAACCACAGAAATTTCAACGTCTAGGAGGACGTATTCCACGGGGTGTTTTGCTTGTTGGTCCTCCAGGAACCGGTAAAACTTTGCTTGCACGCTCTGTCGCTGGCGAAGCCAATGTGCCATTCTTTACCATTTCAGGGTCCGATTTTGTCGAGATGTTTGTGGGTGTTGGTGCGAGCCGTGTGCGCGATATGTTCGAACAGGCTAAAAAAAATGCACCTTGTATTATCTTTATTGATGAAATCGACGCTGTTGGACGCCATCGTGGTGCTGGGTTGGGAGGTGGAAACGACGAACGTGAGCAAACCTTAAACCAACTGCTTGTCGAAATGGATGGTTTCGAGCCCAATGAAAGTATTATTCTTATTGCAGCAACAAACCGTCCTGATGTCCTCGACCCTGCTTTATTAAGACCAGGACGGTTTGATCGGCAGGTCGTTGTGCCAAACCCTGATGTTTCCGGTCGTGAACAGATCTTGAAAGTGCATGTACGCAACGTACCTTTAGCACCTAATGTCGATCTGAAAATTTTGGCAAGGGGAACGCCAGGGTTTTCTGGTGCTGATCTGATGAATCTGGTGAATGAAGCTGCTCTTATGGCTGCTAGCCGCAATAAAAGAGTCGTGACTATGCAAGAGTTTGAAGATGCAAAAGATAAAGTGATGATGGGGGCTGAACGCCGTTCAACTGCTATGACACAAGAAGAAAAAGAACTCACTGCTTATCACGAGGCTGGACATGCTATCGTGGCTCTTAATGTGCCAGTTGCAGATCCTGTCCATAAAGCAACAATTGTGCCAAGAGGAAGAGCTTTGGGAATGGTAATGCAATTGCCTGAAGGTGATCGCTATTCTATGAGCTATCGATGGATGATTTCTCGTCTGTCCATCATGATGGGAGGGCGTGTCGCCGAAGAATTGAAATTTGGTAAGGAAAATATTACATCCGGTGCTTCATCCGATATTGAACAAGCGACAAAGTTAGCACGAGCAATGATTACACGATGGGGTTTCTCTGATCTCTTAGGCAACGTTGCTTATGGTGATAATCAAGATGAAGTCTTTTTAGGGCATTCCGTTACGCGGACACAGAATGTCTCTGAAGAAACAGCGCGTATGATCGATGCTGAAGTGCGTAAACTCATTGATGATGCTTATAAAAATGCTACCAAAATTTTGAAAACAAAAAAGAAAGAATGGTTTGCTTTGGCGCAGGGTTTGTTGGAATATGAAACTTTAACTGGCGCTGAAATTAACGAAGTCATTGCAGGAAAGCCTCCTTCACGAACTCAGAAAGATGATAGTGTTTCTCCGCGCGCTTCTTCTGTGCCTAAGGCCGGGGTAATTAAGGCAGAATCTTCTACAACAACAGTTAAGAAAACAAACACTGATAAAATCGGTCCCAATAAAAAAGAGGCAGATAAAACCGATTTCAGTAAAGTAAAGGCAGACGTTGGAAAGGGAGTAAAAAAATCCATTGATGCCAAACCCAATGATGCTGAATTTGAAAAGGTGCACTCTCGTGGGGTTAAGAAAAAAACACAAAGTGCAAAAAATACAACCAAAGCTATAAATCGTCCTGAACATAAAGCCAATGCTGAAAAAAAGTCAAATTTTACAGAATCTGGTAAAGAAAAACAGAAAGCTTCTGACGATGCTTGA